ccccggtcgctgcgcagcacagcagcgaccgatttggcctggcagaccgacgaaaaatggcccttcttcctgcagctcttacaaagggcggagcgggccgggcagcacgcgcgagggtgtttggcaagcccacagaaatagcagcggggccccgcggagtTGTTGGGGCGTCCCGCtgtgcaggcctgagggggggtcgggagcggcggatggaggcggggaagcgtgccaggaggcccagggcgctgctgCACAGCTGGGGACATAGGTGCGGGCATTTAAGTcgacgacctccagggaggtggagagagttcgTGCCTCAGtcaggctgaggtcgtctttttccagcatccgctggcggataacggcagactgcatcccagccacgtaagcatctctgatcaaaagttccatgtgctcagtggctgaaacttggaggcaggcgcaattcctccccaggacagcgagggcccggtaaaaatcgtctaaggactcaccggggaactgttgtctggtagccagcagatgtcgggcgaacactcggtttaccggcttaagaaactgtccttttagcttatccatggccacgttgtattccttttcttcccctatcatcgcataggccgccatgcccatgctggaatggagaatatgaagcttctgtgccatggtgggggggctgcttgcggtcgccaggtagctatcgaaacacgccagccaatgcttgaagatttccggtgcgttcggagtttgcgggctgatgcggagacattcgggcttgatccggagctccatcttcaaattccaagctgattaaattgatgtaccatcaattgaacgcgagacgagttgctgaacaaaagtatggcttcaatcagctagatgttagccctgcggtcgattacagtataaggacgaccgccgggagtactgggtatttatacctcaccctggaggcagggttaactcagcctcttgaccaattggggagccgtcacatgactggtctcaaccaacctgtcgagaggcacatgaccgaccagggccaatggtaagctggtgttctgcaccaatggcaggcagctatgctaatcataagaacataagaacataagaaataggagcaggagtaggccatctggcccctcgagcctgctccgccattcaattagatcatggctgatcttttgtggactcagctccactttccggcccgaacaccataaccgttaatccctttattcttcaaaaaactatctatctttaccttaaaaacatgtaatgaaggagcctcaactgcttcactgggcaaggaattccatagattcacaaccctttgggtgaagacgttcctcctaaactcagttctaaatctacttccccttattttgaggctatgccccctagttctgctgtcacccgccagtggaaacaacctgcccgcatctatcctatctattcccttcataattttaaatgtttctataagatcccccctcatccttctaaattccaacgagtacagtcccagttactcaacctctcctcataatccaaccccttcagctctgggattaacctagtgaatctcctctgcacaccctccagcgccagtacgtcgtttctcaagtaaggagaccaaaactcaacacaatactccaggtgtggccgcactaacaccttatacaattgcaacataacctccctagtcttaaactccatccctctagcaatgatggacaaaattccatttgccttcttaatcacctgttgcacttgtaaaccaaccttctgtgactcatgcactagcacacccaagtctctctgaacagcggcatgctttaatattttatcgtttaaataataatcccatttgctgttattcctaccaaaatggataacctcacatttgtcaacattgtattccatctgccagacccgagcccattcacttaacctatccaaatccctctgcagacttccagtatcctctgaacttttcgctttaccactcatcttagtgtcatctgcaaacttggacacattgcccttggtccccaactccaaatcatcaatgtaaattgtgaacaattgtgggcccaacacggatccctgagggacaccactagccactgactgccaaccagagaaacacccatttatcccaactctttgctttctattaattaaccaatcctctatccatgctactactttacccttaatgccatgcatctttatcttatgcagcaaccttttgtgtggcaccttgtcaaaggctttctggatcataccaccacaacactTAGATAACAACAACACAAACTAAATGGGCCCTGCACTTTAGTCTCCCACACCAGTGAAGCAGGTCAAAAAACTTGTGTGAATTGCAACCCCGCAGACTCCATACACAATGAAGTTTGGATTTTAAAGCATCTCTCCAGAGCTTGGGACTAATCCCTACACAGGAAGGCAGATCAGGAACAGGTAGAAACAAACATGCACCCAGTCAGGACTAACCAGGACCCAGCACGGATAAATGAGGGTAGACATGAAGAACAGCGCCCCAGAGCACAGGCATCACAAAGTTGCTATAATTGTGGACACATGGGACATTACTCCCGCGAATGGCGACAAAACCCCCCGAACCAACAGCGCCACCAACAACCAGGTCCCCCACcgaggaacaatgttaggcccatacaTAATGTTAGCACCAGTTCAGATAATTCAGCAATCAACACCACAGATGTTTGGACTCCCCAACTTGTGTCTGcgacacactctgggacaaatcaggcagaccagtagtcacaggcacatTCCAGGGACATCCAGtcgaatttctttgggacacacgAGGGtcctgcaccactttaaactcctcccacAATGTTCCAGcgtgacaaatggcccaccacagacaccatcaccctaaGTGGATTTACCAGACACGTACAGCAGAGATACATCACAGCCCCCATAGATATTCAGTTAGAAACCATAAGCACCAGACAGCCCATTGTTTTAGTCGTCTTGTCCCAAACAGCCGAGCACATTGTAGGaatcgattttatgagctcccataacCTTTCCTTTGATCCCGTGAATAGATGTGTGGAAAATTGCCAAAACAGTGAGAGCCcccgctacgctcacagtaggggactatgaacataggatttgctcagtaggagactattggtttgatccgcaaacaattagtacagaccagacaattagagaggtcctcagAAAACATAAAGCTTCTTTCGCCCAACACAAGCacgattgtgggaagatcccaggaatGGTCACAATTTCAGGTCTGCGATCCTATGCCACAGAAGCAATATGGTTTCCCACAGTaagccgagggtgagatttcAATAATCATCAATTACTTATTAGGTCAAAGAGTAATTCGGCCGGTAGCCTCAACAAATAATACCCCAATCTGGCCCGTGAACAAACCCGATAGTTCTTGGCGACTGACAATCGACTACCAAGAACTTAACACGGTCACCCCTTTAACAGCCCCCACCGTTGCTATGGGTCCCGAGAcaatgctcaagcagggagtacaggcaaagtacttcacagtgctggacattagcaatgACTTTTGGTCCACCCCGCGAGACAAAACCTGTCAGTATAAGTTTGCGttcacatttcaagggcagcagtatacgtggacatgcctcccgcaaggattccacaactccccctccattttccaccgtcaattggccaacggactttccAAATTTACCCGCCCCAAATGCCTCATACAGTATgtcaggggtgtcaaactcaaatacaccgtgggccaaaatttaaaaatcgggacaagtcgagggccggactggttcaatgtttttttgcaaaacttattgaaatgaacttattgaacctggaactaataaagcttaggttattgcctataaaaacaacattaaatattaaataaataaaaaaaattagttgcacttatttcttattgctttatctggagcttttccagagtaatttctaatgaaaacatttttccacaggccaacactttgtgattcccactatacctgaataaactcggcatcagccatatcatacgccataggcgcttcaattgctggggccagctttaatagtaattagatattattagggcagcacggtggcctagtggttagcacaaccgcctcacggcgctgaagtcccaggttcgatcccggctctgggtcactgtccgtgttgagtttgcacgttctccccgtgtcttcgtgggtttcgcccccacaacccaaaaatgtgcagagtgggtggattggccacgctaaatttccccttaattggaaaaaataattggctaatctaaattttttaaaaaagtaattagatattatctcgcgggccaaagataattccaccgcgggccggatttggcccgcgggccttgagtttgacatatatgcagtatgtagatgactTACTCCTACAGACGGACATATTTAGTATTGTTAAATATCCTTAATCTGTCACCAAGTGTGATAGTGTTAGAATTAATTCCAAGAATTAAAATTGCTAAATATTCAAGGTATGATTTTTGAAAAAGTAGGTTGTGAAAGATATTTTTCTCTTGAAGTATCAAACACGAATTTGTTGAAAGTGAAGCTCAATCAGCTTCAACGCCACTTCACGTGGATTCCACATAAAGAAAACATTGATCTGGACAGGATGAAGCAAATATTGCAAGATTCAGTGCAGCTTGATGAGAAATATCAAGCCAGCTCTTACAAACTATTTGCAAGAAAACTGTGAGGATTTGAACTGCGATTCAAAACTTAAAGGAAGCTGAAAAGATTCTGAGGGAGAATCATGAAGATGAATTTGATAAAAGAATCATTGTCACCTATGGAAACTATGCCTGGGTATATTTTCAAATGGGAAAACTGACAGAGGCCCAGTCCTCCCTCGACACACTGGGGAGGATCTGTCAACAATTTCCTGGTGCCTCTGGGTACACAGCAATGATACCTGAAGTATACGGGGAGAAGGGTTGGTCACTGCTGAGTTCTGCAGCTAAATACCATAAAGAGGCAATGGAATGTTTTCAAAGGACCCTGGAAGAAGATACGGATAACGTTGAATGGAACTTTGGCTTTGCAACTGCCCTGATGCGTCTGGAAGAGTATtctgggaagccagagaatgGGAAATTCAGTGAATTAGTGATACAGTTGAAACGTGTTCTGGAGCTTGACCCAGGTCACACTGTAGCCATGGTGCTGCTGGCTCTAAAACTGCAAGACCTCAATCAAAATGAGGAAGCACTCAGATTAGTTGAACAAGCATTGCAGAAGTCCCCTGATCAACTATACATGATACGCTATGTAGCAAAATTTTACAGAAGAGCTGGAGAAGTGGAAAAAGCTTTGGAGCTTTTGGAGAAAGGATTGAAAATTATCCCAAACTCTGCCTTCTTCCATCATCAAATAGGTCTGTGTTACAAAATAAAACTAATCCCGCTGATCAAATCTGACAGCAAAAGCAGTCGCAATCTTAAACTTCAACGAAAAGTTACATTGATTAATCAATGCAAGCACCATTTTGATGAAGCATTCAGGCTCAAGCCATCATTTATCATGGCAAAACTAGCATTAGCAGAAATCTGCACAATAGATAAAGACCGTGACAAAGCAGAAGCCAGCTACAAAAATTTATTGAATTTGGAATATATTACCTTGGAAATTAAGCAAGAAATATATCTTGAGGCTGGGAAATTTGAATTTCGTCACAAAAAATCTGAATTAAATGCCAGCAAATGTTATCTGGAAGGATTTAAAATCAAACATGCTTCAAAGGCACGAGAAAGGTGTCGCTACTACTTGGAGAAGACAGGTAAGAATCGGCTTTGCGAGAACCGAAGAGATATCCAGGCTTTTTGCATTCGTGGGATCATCCATATGGTGGATGGGCAGGAATGCTTTGAAAAGGTTTTGGAGATTGAACTTAGCAACGAAGAATAGTTATGCGCTCTCCCTGAATCAAGCTTTTCCATCTGGGATAACAATGAAATTCCGAGTGAACAGATTTGAAAGATATTCTCTGATATCTCAAGATGTTTGGTGGGGAataatcggggcagcacggtggcatggtggttagcatcaatgcttcacagctccagggtcccaggttcgattcccggctgggtcactgtctgtgtggagtctgcacgtcctccccgtgtgtgcgtgggtttcctccgggtgctccggtttcctcccacagtccaaagatgtgcgggttaggtggattggccaggctaaattgcccatagtgtcctaaaaaataaggttaatgggggttgttgggttactggtatagggtcgatacgtgagttttagtagggtgatcattgctcggcacaacatcgagggccgaagggcctgttctgtgctgtactgttctaattctaattctaatttcaTTTCTTTTCTGTCGCAATTTCATTCCAAATAGCATATATTATTTCCTTTTCCTTTGACCTATTCCGGTGTGTTGAAAGAAACAAAGAAGATGATTTTGGGATCAGGGATTTATTCAGACAATTTGGAGAGAGCACAATGATTGCTATGAATTTTAGGAACTGATTCTATAATAATAAACATTACATGGGCCCGATTTTAACGCCAGATATATTTTGTTGGGTGTGTAATGAGAGCATTTGGAAACTCAGCCTTTTGCTGCAGAAATCAAATTTAAAAAAGATTAAAAACAGAGTTTCAaggccagcatggtagcacagtggttagcactgttacttcacagcgccagggtcccagtttccattcccagcctgggtcactgtctgtgtggagactgcaccttctctccctgactGCGTAGGTTTCCTACAATCACTGCAGACTCTTCAGATAAATCAACCTTGATTCTGTTGCTGTGA
The sequence above is drawn from the Scyliorhinus canicula chromosome 16, sScyCan1.1, whole genome shotgun sequence genome and encodes:
- the LOC119950967 gene encoding interferon-induced protein with tetratricopeptide repeats 1B-like translates to MIPEVYGEKGWSLLSSAAKYHKEAMECFQRTLEEDTDNVEWNFGFATALMRLEEYSGKPENGKFSELVIQLKRVLELDPGHTVAMVLLALKLQDLNQNEEALRLVEQALQKSPDQLYMIRYVAKFYRRAGEVEKALELLEKGLKIIPNSAFFHHQIGLCYKIKLIPLIKSDSKSSRNLKLQRKVTLINQCKHHFDEAFRLKPSFIMAKLALAEICTIDKDRDKAEASYKNLLNLEYITLEIKQEIYLEAGKFEFRHKKSELNASKCYLEGFKIKHASKARERCRYYLEKTGKNRLCENRRDIQAFCIRGIIHMVDGQECFEKVLEIELSNEE